One segment of Pan paniscus chromosome 20, NHGRI_mPanPan1-v2.0_pri, whole genome shotgun sequence DNA contains the following:
- the ZNF382 gene encoding zinc finger protein 382 isoform X3 has translation MLENYCHFVSVGFHMAKPDMIRKLEQGEELWTQRIFPSYSYLEEDGKTEDVLVKFKEYQDRHSRSLILINHKKLIKERSNIYGKTFTLGRNRISKTILCEYKPDGKVLKNISELVIRNISPIKEKFGDSTGWEKSLLNTKHEKIHPAVNLHKQTERVLSGKQELIQHQKVQAPEQPFDHNECEKSFLMKGMLFTHTRAHRGERTFEYNKDGIAFIEKSSLSVHPSNLMEKKPSAYNKYGKFLCRKPVFIMPQRPQTEEKPFHCPYCGNNFRRKSYLIEHQRIHTGEKPYVCNQCGKAFRQKTALTLHEKTHIEGKPFICIDCGKSFRQKATLTRHHKTHTGEKAYECPQCGSAFRKKSYLIDHQRTHTGEKPYQCNECGKAFIQKTTLTVHQRTHTGEKPYICNECGKSFCQKTTLTLHQRIHTGEKPYICNECGKSFRQKAILTVHHRIHTGEKSNGCPQCGKAFSRKSNLIRHQKTHTGEKPYECKQCGKFFSCKSNLIVHQKTHKVETTGIQ, from the coding sequence AAgaagatgggaaaactgaagatGTCTTAGTGAAGTTCAAAGAATACCAAGACAGGCATTCTAGATCCCTCATATTAATCAACCACAAAAAACTAATTAAGGAGAGAAGTAATATTTATGGTAAAACATTTACTCTAGGCAGGAACCGTATTTCAAAAACAATACTATGTGAATATAAACCTGAtggaaaagttttgaaaaatatttcagaactAGTCATTAGAAATATAAGCCCCATAAAAGAGAAGTTTGGTGACAGTACTGGATGGGAGAAATCACTCCTCAATACCAAGCATGAGAAAATTCATCCTGCAGTGAATCTccataaacaaacagaaagagtTCTCAGTGGTAAACAGGAGCTTATTCAGCATCAGAAGGTTCAAGCTCCAGAGCAACCATTTGACCATAATGAATGTGAAAAATCCTTCCTGATGAAAGGAATGCTATTTACACATACTAGAGCTCACAGAGGAGAAAGAACCTTTGAATACAATAAAGATGGAATTGCCTTCATAGAAAAGTCAAGCCTCAGTGTCCATCCAAGTAATCTTATGGAAAAGAAGCCCTCTGCCTACAACAAATATGGGAAATTCCTCTGCAGAAAGCCTGTTTTTATTATGCCTCAGAGACCTCAAACAGAAGAGAAACCCTTTCACTGTCCTTACTGTGGGAATAACTTTAGAAGGAAGTCATACCTCATTGAACATCAGCGAATTCACACAGGTGAAAAACCTTATGTTTGCAATCAATGTGGAAAGGCCTTCCGTCAGAAGACAGCCCTCACCCTTCATGAGAAAACACATATAGAGGGGAAACCCTTTATTTGTATCGATTGTGGGAAGTCCTTCCGCCAGAAGGCCACCCTCACTAGACATCACAAAACACATACGGGGGAGAAAGCCTATGAATGTCCTCAGTGTGGAAGTGCCTTTAGGAAGAAGTCATACCTCATTGATCACCAGAGAActcacacaggagagaaaccgTATCAGTGTAATGAGTGTGGGAAGGCATTTATCCAGAAGACAACCCTCACTGTTCATCAGAGAActcacacaggagagaaaccctatatTTGCAATGAATGTGGGAAGTCCTTCTGCCAAAAGACAACCCTCACTCTCCACCAGAGAATTCACACGGGGGAAAAACCCTATATttgtaatgaatgtgggaagtCCTTCCGCCAGAAGGCAATCCTCACTGTTCATCACAGAATACATACAGGAGAAAAATCCAATGGGTGTCCTcagtgtgggaaagccttcagtaGGAAATCAAACCTCATTCGCCATCAGAAAACTCACACAGGCGAGAAACCATATGAATGTAAACAGTGTGGGAAGTTCTTCAGTTGTAAGTCAAACCTCATTGTCCATCAGAAAACTCACAAGGTAGAAACCACGGGAATTCAGTAA